In Hoeflea ulvae, one genomic interval encodes:
- a CDS encoding TRAP transporter small permease subunit produces the protein MKRFVSIVETLSRLCGLSSMLLIAASTLVVSQMVFIRYFLGASTVWQTEFVVYAMIASTFIGAPYVLMLKGHVSVDLLPTLLGGNGKRLLDVLAAILSLAFCALLGWSGWHFFYEALSKGWTTDTVWALPLWIPLLPLPLGVGILCMQYIAEIYKNWTATEERPA, from the coding sequence ATGAAACGCTTTGTTTCGATCGTCGAGACGTTGTCGCGGCTGTGCGGACTGTCGTCCATGCTGCTGATTGCCGCGTCCACGCTTGTGGTCTCGCAGATGGTGTTCATCCGCTATTTTCTGGGCGCCTCCACCGTCTGGCAGACCGAGTTCGTCGTCTACGCCATGATCGCCTCCACCTTCATCGGCGCACCCTATGTGCTCATGCTCAAGGGCCATGTGTCGGTCGACCTCTTGCCCACGCTGCTCGGCGGCAATGGCAAGCGCCTGCTTGATGTGCTTGCCGCCATCCTGAGCCTGGCGTTTTGCGCGCTGCTCGGCTGGTCCGGCTGGCACTTTTTCTACGAGGCGCTGTCGAAGGGCTGGACCACCGACACGGTCTGGGCTCTGCCGCTGTGGATCCCGCTGCTGCCGTTGCCCCTGGGCGTCGGCATTCTGTGCATGCAATACATCGCCGAGATCTACAAGAACTGGACCGCCACCGAGGAGCGTCCCGCATGA
- a CDS encoding ABC transporter permease, with product MARLILSRLLLMFMAMFVVMTAMFFGIRLGGTDPAIAIQGSYATAESVALLSESLGLDKPLWQQYVMYMTGLLRGDLGVSLQNGRPVLQQILQVLPNTFDLTFWGMVIGVVVGVPLGFISAIKRNTMWDQIIRVCTLASISMPPFIIAYLLLIVFAITFRMFPVNGGGDLDDLSSRASHLFLPAMALGLAVAAYIARLTRTSVLEIMSRDFIRTARAKGLSEYRVMSRHVLKLAWVGIVTLIGIYSAVSIGGSVAIELVFGRPGVGRLVIGAISQGDFTVIQGAIIFYAAFVSIVNMIVDVTYTFLDPRIRYT from the coding sequence ATGGCGAGACTGATACTGAGCCGCCTCCTGCTGATGTTCATGGCGATGTTTGTCGTCATGACGGCAATGTTTTTCGGCATCCGCCTTGGCGGCACCGATCCGGCAATTGCCATTCAAGGCAGCTATGCGACCGCCGAAAGCGTGGCGCTGCTGAGCGAGTCCCTGGGGCTCGATAAGCCGCTGTGGCAGCAATATGTGATGTATATGACCGGCCTGCTGCGCGGCGATCTCGGCGTCTCGCTGCAGAACGGCCGCCCGGTGCTGCAGCAGATCCTGCAGGTCCTGCCCAACACCTTTGACCTGACATTCTGGGGCATGGTGATCGGGGTGGTGGTCGGCGTTCCGCTTGGCTTCATTTCGGCGATCAAGCGCAACACCATGTGGGACCAGATCATCCGCGTGTGCACGCTGGCCAGCATCTCGATGCCTCCCTTCATCATCGCCTATCTGCTGCTCATCGTCTTCGCGATCACCTTCCGGATGTTTCCGGTCAATGGCGGCGGCGATCTCGATGACCTGTCCAGCCGCGCCAGCCATTTGTTCCTGCCGGCCATGGCGCTGGGGCTTGCGGTTGCAGCCTATATCGCGCGGCTGACCCGGACCTCGGTTCTCGAAATCATGTCGCGCGACTTCATCCGGACCGCGCGGGCCAAGGGGCTGAGCGAGTACCGGGTGATGAGCCGTCATGTCCTCAAACTGGCTTGGGTCGGCATCGTGACGCTGATCGGGATCTATTCGGCAGTCAGCATCGGCGGATCTGTGGCAATCGAGCTCGTCTTCGGACGCCCCGGCGTCGGCCGTCTGGTCATCGGGGCGATATCGCAGGGTGACTTCACCGTGATCCAGGGCGCGATCATCTTCTACGCCGCCTTCGTCAGCATCGTGAACATGATCGTCGACGTCACCTACACCTTCCTTGACCCGAGGATCCGTTACACATGA
- a CDS encoding malonyl-CoA decarboxylase, with product MNRSGFFYDLLSTLFERPGIARIKGDGRSITALCKDLIASEGEVSGHNMGQQILSGFSELTPEAEIAFFDYLTEEMDIDTERLQALTTAYQNDRSPENFAGLLDAAEPKRQELLRRINRVPGATGELVKMRARLLTLLKDHPSFERTDLDFQHLFSSWFNRGFLVPRRIHWQSPANILEKIIKYEAVHAIDDWDDLRRRVEPSDRRCYAFFHHAMPDDPLIFVEVALVKGVPGSVQAILAENRKILSPENADTAVFYSISNCQAGLRGVSFGNSLIKQVVEDLQTEVKSISTFVTLSPIPGFNRWLHQSVSEQPGGSVTAGNIERAMETGELGPLAEQSQWLRRQAADYLVHEKHRNGAPRDPVARFHLNNGAMIHDIHAGADLSANGVRQSCGLMVNYLYDLKKISQFHEGFAESHTVFTSRDVRTLADAAAANSNGRKPKNGS from the coding sequence TTGAACCGGTCCGGCTTCTTCTACGACCTGCTGTCGACCCTGTTCGAGCGGCCGGGCATCGCCCGCATCAAGGGCGACGGACGCTCGATCACCGCGCTGTGCAAGGATCTTATTGCCAGCGAGGGCGAGGTCTCCGGCCACAATATGGGCCAGCAGATCCTGTCGGGTTTCAGCGAGCTCACACCGGAAGCGGAAATCGCCTTCTTCGATTATCTCACCGAAGAGATGGACATCGACACCGAGCGGCTGCAGGCGCTGACCACGGCGTACCAGAACGACCGCTCGCCCGAGAATTTCGCCGGGCTGCTGGATGCAGCCGAGCCCAAGCGGCAGGAGCTCCTGCGCCGCATCAACCGGGTTCCCGGCGCCACCGGCGAGCTGGTCAAGATGCGGGCCCGCCTGCTCACGCTGCTCAAGGATCACCCCAGCTTCGAGCGCACCGATCTGGACTTTCAGCATCTGTTCAGCTCCTGGTTCAACCGCGGTTTCCTGGTGCCGCGGCGGATCCACTGGCAGAGCCCGGCCAACATCCTGGAAAAGATCATCAAGTACGAGGCCGTGCACGCCATCGACGACTGGGATGATCTGCGCCGCCGGGTGGAGCCGTCCGACCGGCGTTGCTACGCCTTTTTCCATCACGCCATGCCCGATGACCCGCTGATTTTCGTCGAAGTGGCGCTGGTCAAGGGCGTTCCCGGTTCGGTGCAGGCCATTCTGGCGGAAAACCGCAAGATCCTCAGTCCTGAAAACGCCGACACGGCGGTGTTCTATTCGATCTCCAACTGTCAGGCAGGTCTGCGCGGCGTGTCATTCGGCAATTCGCTGATCAAGCAGGTGGTCGAGGATCTGCAGACCGAGGTGAAGTCCATCAGCACCTTTGTCACCCTATCGCCGATCCCGGGCTTCAACCGCTGGCTTCATCAGTCCGTCAGCGAGCAGCCGGGGGGCAGTGTCACTGCCGGGAACATCGAGCGAGCCATGGAGACAGGGGAATTGGGCCCGCTTGCCGAACAGTCGCAATGGTTGCGCCGGCAAGCGGCCGATTATCTGGTTCACGAGAAGCACCGCAACGGCGCCCCGCGCGATCCGGTGGCGCGGTTCCATCTCAACAATGGCGCGATGATCCATGACATTCACGCCGGCGCCGACCTGTCGGCCAACGGGGTGCGCCAGTCCTGTGGGCTGATGGTCAATTATCTCTATGATCTGAAAAAGATCAGCCAGTTCCACGAGGGCTTCGCCGAGTCCCATACGGTGTTCACCTCCAGGGACGTCAGGACCTTGGCCGATGCAGCGGCCGCAAACAGCAATGGCAGGAAACCGAAAAATGGCTCGTAA
- a CDS encoding ABC transporter substrate-binding protein has translation MTKPTHSTTNGLSRREVLAYGIGGLIATASMSLPTSALAQQANTLRIGLNARDIGVLHPHVATGGNDVPVIASIFSGLVRYEPTRVNITAIQPDLAESWEMSDDFAVHTFHLRKGVQWHKGYGEVTSADVAYSLANVRDSEQSTFRPLYSNMGEIETPDDYTVVIHLNEPDPTFVTAMANWQGGFVICRKAVEEMGDLYRTEPVGSGPFQFERYTPQDNISLTAHKDYYAGAPALERVVYSYVPDETSRRFAFVQQELDIIQGASNEDWLTEVVNSTPGNPKVDLLGPARSVNLHMKATVEPLGNPLVRQAIAHAINRDDFEQFFGPVFKGTNSSIPPSYFGGLKTADIPDELKYGFDPEKSKALLAEAGFPDGFEISTVCSERGDYLALAQIVQERLSKVGIALKLDILDHGSWVAAIIKEKRGSLVWSISSRYPSAEYLMREFFLCDARVSQPSGVQGFAEYCNPDFDVAYQAAIASGDPDVRLEEFAKAQMIALKDLPVVPLGTMSTPVLRQGYVNLGYEIAEGDDVTSLPYLYQLSPATSV, from the coding sequence ATGACAAAACCTACTCATTCCACCACCAACGGCCTCAGCCGCCGCGAGGTGCTTGCCTATGGTATCGGCGGCTTGATCGCGACGGCCAGCATGTCGCTGCCGACCAGCGCCCTGGCGCAACAGGCCAATACGCTTCGCATCGGCCTGAACGCCCGCGACATCGGCGTTCTTCATCCCCATGTCGCAACCGGCGGCAACGACGTGCCGGTCATCGCCTCGATTTTCAGCGGCCTGGTCCGCTATGAGCCGACCCGCGTCAACATCACCGCGATTCAGCCCGATCTGGCCGAAAGCTGGGAAATGTCCGACGACTTTGCCGTCCACACCTTCCATCTGCGCAAGGGTGTCCAGTGGCACAAGGGCTACGGCGAAGTGACCTCGGCCGATGTTGCCTATTCGCTTGCCAATGTCCGCGACAGCGAACAGTCGACCTTCCGCCCGCTCTATTCAAATATGGGCGAGATCGAGACCCCGGATGACTACACCGTCGTCATCCACCTCAACGAACCCGATCCGACCTTCGTGACCGCGATGGCCAACTGGCAGGGCGGTTTCGTCATCTGCCGCAAGGCCGTTGAGGAAATGGGCGATCTCTACAGGACCGAACCGGTGGGTTCGGGTCCGTTCCAGTTCGAACGCTATACGCCGCAGGACAATATCTCCCTTACCGCGCACAAGGACTATTATGCCGGCGCCCCGGCGCTCGAGCGCGTCGTCTATTCCTATGTGCCGGACGAGACCAGCCGCCGGTTTGCCTTTGTGCAGCAGGAGCTGGACATCATCCAGGGCGCTTCAAACGAGGACTGGCTGACCGAAGTGGTCAATTCCACGCCCGGCAATCCGAAGGTCGATCTGCTTGGACCGGCACGTTCGGTCAATCTGCACATGAAGGCGACCGTCGAGCCGCTGGGTAACCCGCTGGTGCGCCAGGCGATCGCCCATGCGATCAACCGCGACGATTTCGAGCAGTTCTTCGGCCCGGTGTTCAAGGGAACCAATTCATCGATTCCGCCGAGCTATTTCGGCGGATTGAAGACCGCCGACATCCCCGACGAGCTGAAATACGGCTTCGACCCGGAGAAATCAAAGGCATTGCTGGCCGAAGCAGGCTTCCCCGACGGCTTCGAGATCAGCACGGTGTGCAGCGAGCGCGGCGACTATCTGGCGCTTGCCCAGATCGTGCAGGAGCGCTTGTCCAAGGTCGGCATCGCGCTGAAACTGGACATTCTGGATCACGGATCCTGGGTGGCTGCGATCATCAAGGAAAAGCGCGGATCGCTGGTCTGGTCGATCAGCTCGCGTTATCCGAGCGCCGAATATCTGATGCGGGAATTCTTCCTGTGCGACGCGCGCGTCAGCCAGCCGAGCGGCGTCCAGGGATTTGCGGAATACTGCAATCCGGACTTCGACGTGGCCTATCAGGCGGCGATCGCCAGCGGTGATCCCGATGTCAGGCTCGAGGAATTCGCCAAGGCGCAGATGATTGCCCTGAAGGATCTGCCGGTCGTGCCGCTGGGCACGATGTCGACCCCGGTTCTGCGCCAGGGCTATGTCAATCTGGGCTACGAGATCGCCGAAGGCGATGACGTGACCAGCCTGCCATATCTCTACCAGTTGTCGCCGGCCACCTCGGTCTGA
- a CDS encoding ABC transporter ATP-binding protein has translation MISSDTAPVAGHSDASAAASTVLEVEGLTTRFRSRSGSVTAVDDISFSVKAGETLAIVGESGSGKSVTAMSLIRLLPEPAAQISARRISFGETDLTSLDSQGWRKIRGNKIAMIFQDPMSSLHPIMRIGQQITEVLETHTTLTSSERTARAIELLQLVRIPEPEQRMREYPHNLSGGMRQRVMIAIALACNPQLLIADEPTTALDVTIQAQILNLLKDLQERLGMAVIFITHDMGVVAETADRVVVMYGGRVVESASVTDLFKHTRHPYTAGLMAAIPKIDLTARHGSERLQEIPGVVPSLQELPEGCAFAARCKYVTDRCTAARPPLDEIAPGQFVACFRAEALGELNR, from the coding sequence ATGATTTCTTCGGATACCGCACCGGTCGCCGGTCACTCCGACGCAAGTGCCGCCGCATCCACGGTGCTTGAAGTCGAGGGCCTGACCACGCGTTTCAGGTCAAGATCGGGCAGCGTCACTGCCGTCGACGACATCTCCTTCTCGGTCAAGGCCGGGGAGACACTGGCCATTGTCGGCGAGTCCGGCTCTGGCAAGAGCGTGACGGCAATGAGCCTGATCCGGCTTCTGCCGGAACCGGCGGCACAGATCTCGGCGCGGCGGATCAGCTTCGGCGAAACAGATCTGACCAGCCTGGACTCCCAGGGCTGGCGCAAGATCCGCGGCAACAAGATCGCGATGATTTTCCAGGACCCGATGTCGTCGCTTCACCCGATCATGCGGATCGGCCAGCAGATCACCGAAGTGCTGGAAACCCATACCACGCTGACATCGTCCGAACGCACGGCGCGGGCGATCGAGTTGCTGCAGCTTGTGCGCATTCCCGAACCCGAACAGCGCATGCGGGAATATCCGCACAACCTGTCGGGCGGCATGCGGCAGCGGGTAATGATCGCCATCGCGCTGGCCTGCAACCCGCAACTTCTGATCGCCGACGAACCGACAACCGCGCTGGACGTGACCATCCAGGCACAGATCCTCAACCTGCTCAAGGATCTGCAGGAGCGGCTCGGCATGGCTGTCATCTTCATCACCCATGACATGGGTGTTGTCGCCGAAACGGCAGACCGCGTGGTGGTGATGTATGGCGGGCGGGTTGTCGAAAGCGCCAGCGTCACGGACCTGTTCAAGCACACCCGCCACCCCTACACCGCGGGCCTGATGGCGGCGATCCCGAAGATCGACCTCACCGCCCGGCACGGCTCGGAACGGCTGCAGGAAATCCCCGGCGTTGTGCCGTCGCTGCAGGAACTGCCCGAAGGCTGCGCTTTTGCCGCGCGCTGCAAATATGTCACCGACCGTTGCACCGCGGCCCGCCCGCCACTGGACGAAATCGCGCCGGGGCAGTTCGTTGCCTGTTTCCGGGCCGAAGCTCTGGGGGAACTGAACCGATGA
- a CDS encoding malonate--CoA ligase encodes MARNFLFDGLLADKLATDDTRNAIFATLPDDGRQFSYGDVEDVSGRFANVLVDLGVQPGDRVAVQVPKSIEAIMLYLAVVRAGAVFLPLNTGYTPAEIEYFLSNATPRIFVCDPKKRTEYEGLTTGLGIGLETMGVWQNHETSAGSLNDAGLKAPTAFDSVDRAADDLAAILYTSGTTGRSKGAMLTHANLLSNAETLVKVWRFTSDDVLLHALPIFHTHGLFVATNVALSAGASLIFLPGFSAEAIIANIPGATALMGVPTFYTRLLDDPAFTGDLVKHMRLFVSGSAPLLAETHVQFEERTGHRILERYGMTETNMNTSNPYDGERRAGTVGFPLPGVNLRIVDAESGKTLPQGEIGIIEVKGPNVFAGYWQMPEKTKEEFRDDGFFITGDVGVIDADGYVQIVGRSKDLIISGGYNIYPKELELLLDEEDGVLESAVIGVPHADFGEGVVAVLVPKPGAELDEAVILDSIKPKIARFKQPKRVVVLDELPRNTMGKVQKNVLRDAYKGLLES; translated from the coding sequence ATGGCTCGTAATTTTCTCTTTGATGGATTGCTCGCTGACAAGCTGGCCACGGACGACACCCGCAATGCCATTTTCGCGACTTTGCCCGATGATGGCCGCCAGTTCAGCTATGGCGATGTCGAGGACGTCTCGGGCCGCTTTGCCAATGTGCTCGTGGACTTGGGCGTCCAGCCCGGCGACCGGGTGGCGGTGCAGGTGCCGAAATCCATCGAAGCGATCATGCTCTATCTCGCCGTGGTCCGGGCCGGCGCCGTGTTCCTGCCGCTCAACACCGGCTATACACCGGCGGAAATCGAGTATTTCCTTTCCAACGCCACGCCGCGCATCTTTGTCTGCGATCCGAAGAAACGCACCGAGTATGAGGGGCTGACAACCGGTCTCGGCATCGGGCTCGAGACCATGGGTGTCTGGCAGAACCACGAGACCAGCGCCGGATCGCTCAACGATGCCGGGCTCAAGGCCCCCACCGCCTTCGACAGCGTCGACCGAGCAGCCGATGATCTGGCCGCGATCCTCTATACCTCCGGCACCACCGGGCGCTCCAAGGGCGCCATGCTGACCCATGCCAATCTGCTGTCCAATGCCGAAACGCTGGTGAAGGTCTGGCGGTTCACATCCGATGATGTGCTGCTGCATGCGCTGCCGATCTTTCACACCCACGGGTTGTTCGTCGCCACCAATGTGGCGCTGAGCGCCGGCGCATCGCTGATCTTCCTGCCCGGTTTCAGCGCCGAGGCGATCATTGCCAATATTCCCGGCGCCACCGCCTTGATGGGTGTGCCGACTTTCTACACGCGATTGCTGGATGATCCGGCCTTCACCGGTGACCTGGTCAAGCACATGCGGCTGTTCGTCTCCGGCAGCGCGCCGCTCTTGGCGGAAACCCATGTGCAGTTTGAGGAGCGCACCGGTCACCGCATCCTCGAGCGCTACGGCATGACCGAAACCAACATGAACACCTCCAACCCCTATGACGGCGAGCGCCGCGCCGGCACAGTCGGCTTTCCGCTGCCCGGCGTGAACTTGCGCATTGTCGATGCCGAAAGCGGCAAGACCCTGCCGCAGGGCGAAATCGGCATTATCGAGGTCAAGGGCCCCAACGTGTTTGCCGGCTACTGGCAGATGCCGGAGAAGACCAAGGAAGAATTCCGCGATGACGGCTTCTTCATCACCGGCGATGTCGGCGTTATCGACGCGGACGGCTATGTGCAGATCGTCGGCCGCTCCAAGGACCTGATCATCTCCGGAGGCTACAATATCTATCCCAAGGAACTCGAATTGCTGCTCGACGAGGAAGACGGCGTGCTGGAATCCGCCGTCATCGGCGTGCCGCATGCCGATTTCGGCGAAGGCGTCGTCGCCGTGCTGGTGCCAAAACCCGGCGCAGAGCTTGATGAAGCGGTGATCCTCGACTCGATCAAGCCGAAGATCGCGCGCTTCAAGCAGCCGAAGCGGGTCGTCGTGCTCGACGAATTGCCGCGCAACACCATGGGCAAGGTGCAGAAAAACGTGCTGCGCGACGCCTACAAGGGACTGCTTGAAAGCTGA
- a CDS encoding ABC transporter ATP-binding protein, whose product MTPDTPDTPHNGPLLEVTDLTKHFAVHKGLLQRVAGHVQAVDGVTLSVAPGETLGIVGESGCGKSTAGRMMTRLLTPTSGQVRLRGKDIAGIEDGELRRNVQMIFQDPYSSLNPRMTAGAIVMEPLIIHRIGTPDERKARTEDLFRRVGLREADMHKLPSEFSGGQRQRIGIARALALDPSVIVCDEPVSALDASIQAQVVNLLMDLQQELGIAYVFIAHDLSIVYHISHRVAVMYLGKLVELADRATLYSNPRHPYTKALLSSVPSPDPTVSRGERMLLAGDLPSPINPPSGCRFHTRCPVAISRCKSEVPAFKPCGDGHMVACHLVEGDD is encoded by the coding sequence ATGACACCCGATACACCGGACACACCACACAACGGGCCGCTGCTGGAAGTTACAGATCTGACCAAGCATTTCGCGGTCCACAAGGGACTGCTTCAAAGGGTGGCCGGGCATGTTCAGGCCGTTGATGGCGTGACCCTGTCGGTGGCGCCGGGCGAGACGCTCGGCATTGTCGGGGAAAGCGGCTGCGGCAAATCCACCGCCGGACGGATGATGACGCGGCTTCTCACCCCCACCTCGGGGCAGGTCCGCCTACGCGGGAAGGATATTGCCGGGATCGAGGATGGAGAGCTGCGCCGGAACGTGCAGATGATCTTCCAGGACCCCTATTCGTCGCTGAACCCGCGCATGACCGCGGGAGCCATCGTCATGGAGCCGCTGATCATTCACCGCATCGGCACGCCGGATGAGCGCAAGGCGCGCACCGAGGACCTGTTCCGCCGCGTCGGGCTGCGCGAAGCCGACATGCATAAGCTGCCGTCGGAATTTTCCGGCGGGCAACGCCAGCGGATCGGCATCGCCCGGGCCCTGGCGCTGGACCCGTCGGTGATCGTCTGCGATGAGCCGGTCTCCGCGCTCGATGCGTCGATCCAGGCGCAGGTGGTCAATCTGCTGATGGATCTGCAGCAGGAACTCGGCATTGCCTATGTCTTCATCGCCCACGACCTGTCGATCGTCTACCACATCAGCCATCGCGTGGCGGTGATGTATCTGGGCAAGCTGGTCGAACTGGCCGACCGTGCCACGCTCTATTCCAATCCCAGGCACCCCTATACCAAGGCGCTGCTGTCCTCCGTGCCCTCGCCGGACCCGACGGTGTCGCGCGGGGAGCGCATGCTGCTCGCCGGTGACCTGCCGAGCCCGATCAATCCGCCCTCGGGCTGCCGCTTCCACACGCGCTGCCCGGTGGCGATCAGCCGCTGCAAAAGCGAAGTTCCCGCATTCAAACCCTGTGGCGATGGACATATGGTCGCCTGTCACCTGGTCGAGGGCGACGACTGA
- a CDS encoding ABC transporter permease — MTNLQTSAAAAPATGPLAIPGKMLARVRRLPTSGQIGVLILLFIVLTATFAPLLAPQDPVAQSLINRNKGFSAEHWFGTDAFGRDVFSRLIVGTRHTIFLASLSLMASAALGILIGLIAAYNRGKWTDSLICWSMDILLTFPMVILGVVVVAILGQGTMNVGIAIAVAFLPRMVRMSRGVALTLVTSEFVEAARSIGASPTRIVLRHLLPNVMIEMSSISTLWLATAIKTETSLSFLGLGVQPPTPSWGLMVREGLSTLYINPWPSMLPVIAIFITIIGLNLVVDGTQDSLNPHTKDI; from the coding sequence ATGACCAATCTGCAGACTTCGGCAGCGGCGGCACCGGCTACCGGACCGCTTGCCATTCCGGGCAAGATGCTGGCCCGCGTGCGCCGCCTGCCGACAAGCGGCCAGATCGGCGTTCTGATCCTGCTGTTCATTGTCCTTACGGCAACCTTTGCACCCCTGCTCGCCCCCCAGGATCCGGTGGCACAGTCGCTGATCAACCGCAACAAGGGGTTTTCGGCGGAGCACTGGTTCGGCACGGACGCCTTCGGGCGCGACGTGTTCAGCCGTCTGATCGTGGGCACCCGCCACACCATCTTCCTGGCATCGCTGTCGCTCATGGCCTCGGCCGCGCTCGGCATCCTGATCGGGCTGATTGCGGCCTATAACCGGGGGAAATGGACGGACTCGCTGATCTGCTGGTCAATGGACATCCTGCTCACCTTCCCCATGGTCATTCTCGGCGTGGTCGTGGTTGCCATCCTCGGACAGGGCACGATGAATGTCGGCATTGCCATCGCGGTGGCGTTCCTGCCCCGCATGGTGCGGATGTCGCGCGGTGTGGCGCTGACGCTGGTGACCAGCGAATTCGTCGAAGCCGCCCGCTCCATCGGCGCCAGTCCCACCCGCATCGTGCTGCGTCACCTGCTGCCGAATGTGATGATCGAGATGTCTTCGATTTCGACACTCTGGCTGGCCACGGCGATCAAGACCGAAACCAGCCTGAGCTTCCTTGGCCTGGGGGTGCAGCCGCCGACGCCGAGCTGGGGCCTGATGGTGCGTGAAGGGCTTTCGACGCTCTACATCAATCCCTGGCCGTCAATGCTGCCTGTCATCGCCATCTTCATCACCATTATCGGACTGAATCTGGTGGTCGACGGCACGCAGGATTCACTCAACCCGCATACCAAGGATATCTGA
- a CDS encoding GntR family transcriptional regulator, whose translation MGTRIADSVRERIEQMIVTGEFADGERLDEVKLAEQFGVSRTPLREAFQALAASGLLTLEARRGAFIRHPDFVELVEMFEVMAEIEAMCGFRAARRVTDEQMIAIGLTIDACEAAIAHADFDEYYRENEKFHHLIYEASGNRFLAREAARLHKRLKPYRRLQLRANGRMPQSMREHRAVFSALKNSDSKAAAATLRLHVAIQGERFNDLMASYRQMAALKIG comes from the coding sequence ATGGGCACACGCATTGCAGATTCCGTTCGCGAACGCATCGAGCAGATGATTGTCACCGGCGAATTCGCCGATGGCGAACGTCTCGACGAGGTCAAGCTGGCCGAGCAGTTCGGCGTCTCGCGGACGCCCTTGCGCGAAGCATTCCAGGCGCTGGCGGCGTCGGGCCTGCTGACCCTCGAAGCCCGACGCGGCGCCTTCATCCGGCATCCGGATTTTGTCGAGCTGGTCGAGATGTTCGAGGTCATGGCCGAGATTGAGGCGATGTGCGGCTTCCGGGCAGCGCGGCGCGTCACCGATGAACAGATGATTGCCATCGGCCTGACCATCGATGCCTGCGAGGCGGCGATCGCCCACGCCGATTTCGATGAATATTACCGCGAGAACGAGAAATTTCACCACCTGATCTATGAGGCCAGCGGCAATCGCTTCCTGGCCCGCGAGGCGGCTCGGCTGCACAAGCGGCTCAAACCTTACCGGCGGCTGCAACTGCGCGCCAATGGCCGCATGCCGCAATCGATGCGCGAGCATCGCGCCGTGTTTTCCGCGCTGAAGAACTCGGACTCAAAGGCGGCCGCTGCGACCTTGCGCCTGCATGTCGCCATTCAGGGCGAGCGCTTCAACGATCTCATGGCCAGCTACCGGCAGATGGCCGCGCTGAAGATCGGCTGA
- the dctP gene encoding TRAP transporter substrate-binding protein DctP yields MKLGLSAFAGVLAASIALTGLAQAETLKASHQFPGGKGDARDEMVQLFAKELAAADVGLDVQVYPGQSLYKAKEQWGALTKGQLDITSFPLDYASGRVPQFSATLMPGLVRNHDRAKRLNSSPFMTEIKKLIEDNGAIVIADAWLGGAFASKKNCITSPESIKGQVTRAAGPAFEQMLVGAGASISSMASSEIYTGMQTGVLDATNTSSGSFVSYRIYEQVTCLTEPGENSLWFMYEPMLISKETYDRLTPEQQEAVMAAGKKAEEYFDKEAAGLDDKMVDTFKKAGVEVVSMSKDDYDAWLAIAKETAYKEFAEKVPGGQKLIDDALAVE; encoded by the coding sequence ATGAAACTAGGATTATCTGCGTTTGCAGGCGTACTCGCCGCATCCATCGCTTTGACGGGCCTTGCGCAGGCCGAAACCCTGAAAGCATCGCACCAGTTTCCCGGTGGCAAGGGCGACGCGCGCGACGAAATGGTTCAGCTTTTCGCCAAGGAACTGGCGGCTGCCGATGTCGGGCTTGATGTTCAGGTCTATCCGGGCCAGTCGCTCTACAAGGCCAAGGAACAGTGGGGCGCGCTGACCAAGGGCCAGCTCGACATCACCTCGTTCCCGCTCGACTATGCATCCGGTCGCGTGCCGCAGTTCTCGGCCACCCTGATGCCGGGCCTGGTGCGCAACCATGACCGCGCCAAGCGGCTCAATTCGTCGCCATTCATGACCGAGATCAAGAAGCTGATCGAAGACAATGGCGCCATCGTCATCGCCGACGCATGGCTCGGCGGCGCCTTCGCCTCGAAAAAGAACTGCATCACTTCGCCCGAGTCGATCAAGGGCCAGGTCACCCGCGCTGCGGGTCCGGCATTCGAGCAGATGCTGGTTGGCGCCGGCGCCTCGATCTCCTCGATGGCGTCCTCGGAAATCTACACCGGCATGCAGACCGGCGTGCTCGATGCCACCAACACCTCGTCGGGATCGTTCGTTTCCTACCGCATCTATGAGCAGGTCACCTGCCTGACAGAACCGGGCGAAAACTCGCTGTGGTTCATGTATGAGCCGATGCTGATCTCGAAGGAAACCTATGACCGCCTGACGCCGGAACAGCAGGAAGCCGTGATGGCTGCCGGCAAGAAGGCCGAGGAATATTTCGACAAGGAAGCAGCCGGCCTCGACGACAAGATGGTCGACACCTTCAAGAAGGCCGGCGTCGAAGTCGTGTCGATGTCGAAGGACGATTATGACGCCTGGCTGGCGATCGCCAAGGAGACGGCCTACAAGGAATTTGCCGAGAAGGTTCCTGGTGGCCAGAAGCTGATCGACGACGCGCTCGCCGTCGAATAA